A stretch of Vibrio aphrogenes DNA encodes these proteins:
- a CDS encoding FeoA family protein yields MKLIELEIGQSANVVNLNELADDVRKKLMIMGLLPNTCVTLVRKAPMGDPLQVEVRGVSLAIRGQVAAAIEIEVNP; encoded by the coding sequence GGGCAAAGCGCCAATGTGGTCAATTTAAATGAATTGGCTGATGACGTGAGAAAAAAACTAATGATTATGGGCTTGTTGCCTAATACTTGTGTGACATTAGTGCGTAAAGCGCCGATGGGGGATCCACTGCAAGTTGAAGTTAGAGGTGTATCACTAGCGATTCGTGGCCAAGTTGCTGCCGCTATTGAAATTGAGGTAAATCCATGA